In Gossypium hirsutum isolate 1008001.06 chromosome D06, Gossypium_hirsutum_v2.1, whole genome shotgun sequence, one genomic interval encodes:
- the LOC107923505 gene encoding uncharacterized protein: protein MDRGQEEMQFLGFFGIFKESYKIISSWRKLFTNITLAFILPLSFIYLVHVQVSSLFSSKLQLDRIRSDATEFENSSNLISHEALYFLLFNFVYFTLFFIFSLLSTAAVVYTIACIHAARELTFKTIISVVPKVWKRLLVTFLSIFFVIFLYLVVAALVLIIWAVSVGQMHVMGVAVLAVLVVLFTSGLFYLATIWHLATTVSVLEETYGFAAMVKSKNLIKGKLGLAIAVFFILQPAMGLNHMAFKRLVVEGTDMGMANRVVYAIICFLLLSTGILFQLVIQTVVYFVCKSYHHENIDKSALSDHLEVYMLGDYAPLKAKDVQLFRV, encoded by the coding sequence ATGGATAGAGGGCAAGAAGAGAtgcaatttctagggttctttgGCATATTCAAGGAATCCTACAAAATCATCTCATCATGGAGAAAGCTCTTCACTAATATCACTTTAGCTTTCATCCTTCCTCTATCCTTCATTTACCTTGTTCACGTGCAAGTTTCAAGTCTATTCTCAAGCAAATTACAACTTGATCGTATTCGATCAGACGCTACCGAATTCGAGAATTCATCTAACCTTATCTCCCATGAAGCCCTTTACTTTTTGCTTTTCAACTTTGTCTACTTCACTTTGTTTTTCATCTTTTCGCTTCTTTCAACTGCTGCAGTTGTTTACACCATCGCCTGCATACATGCAGCCCGGGAACTCACGTTCAAGACAATCATAAGCGTTGTTCCCAAGGTCTGGAAGAGGCTGCTTGTTACTTTCTTGagtattttttttgtcatttttctcTATCTCGTTGTAGCTGCCCTTGTCTTGATTATTTGGGCAGTTTCAGTGGGACAAATGCACGTTATGGGTGTTGCAGTGTTAGCCGTTTTAGTGGTTTTGTTCACCTCGGGGCTCTTCTATTTGGCCACAATCTGGCACTTGGCCACCACTGTATCCGTTTTAGAAGAGACATATGGGTTTGCAGCCATGGTGAAGAGCAAAAACCTCATCAAAGGAAAGCTAGGGTTGGCGATAGCCGTGTTTTTTATCCTGCAACCGGCGATGGGGTTAAACCATATGGCATTCAAGAGGCTGGTTGTGGAAGGAACCGACATGGGCATGGCTAACAGGGTTGTGTATGCAATCATTTGTTTCTTGTTGCTTTCCACGGGGATTCTCTTCCAATTAGTCATCCAGACAGTGGTTTACTTTGTCTGCAAATCGTACCACCACGAAAACATCGACAAATCTGCCTTGTCGGATCACCTGGAAGTTTATATGCTGGGAGACTATGCTCCTTTGAAGGCTAAGGATGTTCAACTTTTTCGTGTTTGA
- the LOC107923504 gene encoding putative disease resistance protein At4g10780 — MERLEEIFFCDCAIMEMKMEKLHIEVPLSPFLALSQVTIGRCNELKDATWLVLVPNLRFLWTNKCRKMEEILSEVADVVGIPYSQPFLKLESLHLAELQILKSIYRDALPFPCLNNIFIDTCPELKKLPLNSDSAKGIQITIWGESDWWETIERENETTRDVFFPSFRPVSF, encoded by the coding sequence ATGGAGCGTTTAGAGGAAATATTCTTTTGTGATTGTGCAATCATGGAGATGAAAATGGAAAAGCTGCATATCGAGGTTCCTCTAAGTCCCTTTCTCGCATTGAGCCAAGTTACAATTGGTCGTTGTAATGAATTGAAGGACGCGACCTGGCTGGTTCTTGTTCCAAATCTAAGGTTTCTTTGGACAAATAAGTGTAGAAAAATGGAAGAAATATTGAGTGAAGTTGCAGATGTGGTTGGAATTCCATACTCTCAACCATTTCTCAAGTTGGAATCACTTCATTTAGCAGAACTACAAATATTGAAGAGCATATATCGGGATGCACTACCCTTCCCATGTCTAAACAATATTTTTATAGATACATGCCCAGAACTGAAGAAGCTTCCTCTCAACTCTGACAGTGCAAAAGGGATTCAGATCACCATTTGGGGAGAGAGTGATTGGTGGGAAACAATAGAACGGGAGAATGAAACTACTCGAGATGTCTTTTTCCCCTCTTTCAGACCTGTTTCTTTCTGA
- the LOC107923507 gene encoding disease resistance protein SUMM2-like: protein MEARKKIKVACLDTEKAWELFQDNVGNETLNSHPNIQNLAKQVAERCGGLPLALITIGRAMACKTIVGEWKYAIKMLEVIKRLMEYWFCEGLLNEFDRISEAQMQGNDIISSLLNACLLENCGVIGGENCVKMHDVIHDMALWITRKFEATESNFFVKAGAQLFKEPDVKAWESGKRISLMKNKIAVLKETPKCPNLRTLFLSQN, encoded by the exons ATGGAAGCtcgaaagaaaatcaaagtggcGTGTCTAGATACGGAGAAGGCTTGGGAATTGTTCCAAGACAATGTTGGAAATGAAACTCTCAACAGCCATCCAAATATTCAAAACCTAGCTAAACAAGTAGCGGAAAGGTGCGGTGGGCTGCCTCTTGCACTAATTACAATCGGTCGTGCCATGGCTTGCAAGACAATAGTTGGGGAATGGAAATATGCAATTAAGATGTTGGAAGTGAT AAAGAGATTAATGGAGTATTGGTTTTGTGAAGGGCTATTGAATGAATTTGATAGAATTAGTGAAGCTCAAATGCAAGGTAACGACATTATTAGCTCtcttttgaatgcttgtttattGGAAAATTGCGGTGTAATAGGTGGAGAAAATTGTGTGAAGATGCATGATGTGATCCATGACATGGCTTTATGGATTACACGCAAGTTCGAAGCAACAGAGAGTAATTTTTTCGTAAAAGCAGGTGCTCAATTATTTAAAGAACCAGATGTTAAGGCATGGGAAAGTGGAAAAAGAATATCACTAATGAAAAATAAGATTGCAGTTCTCAAAGAAACACCCAAATGCCCTAACCTTCGAACCTTGTTCCTTAGCCAAAattga
- the LOC121218449 gene encoding uncharacterized protein, with protein sequence MELIKEFDSGTFSYLPRDENQMVDALTTLASMFKVNKLEDMKPIQISIYEASTHCCNIDNEEGKDDHPWYHDILRYVKSREYPDHATENDKKTLRRLAIDYILDGEILYKKGKDQVLLRCVDVVEAKEIMEEVPEEDREKARSFYLWVTAGERWFKFCIQWIELGGLQWGQSD encoded by the exons ATGGAATTGATTAAGGAATTTGATAGTGGCACCTTTAGTTACCTCCCgcgagatgaaaaccagatggtaGATGCTTTGACCACTTTAGCCTCCATGTTTAAAGTGAACAAATTAGAAGATATGAAGCCTATCCAGATCAGCATCTATGAGGCTTCAACCCATTGTTGCAACATTGACAATGAAGAGGGaaaggatgatcacccttggtaccatgacATATTACGATATGTGAAGAGTCGTGAGTACCCTGACCATGCGACAGAAAATGATAAGAAGACATTAAGGAGATTAGCCATTGACTATATCCTAGATGgggaaattttgtataaaaagggaaaagatcaaGTATTGTTGAGGTGTGTGGATGTTGTCGAGGCAAAAGAAATTATGGAAGAAGTGCCTGAAG AGGATCGAGAAAAGGCCAGATCTTTCTACCTTTGGGTTACAGCGGGAGAAAGATGGTTCAAATTTTGCATCCAGTGGATTGAACttggaggtttacagtgggggcaatctgattaa